The following proteins are co-located in the Eublepharis macularius isolate TG4126 chromosome 5, MPM_Emac_v1.0, whole genome shotgun sequence genome:
- the MMACHC gene encoding cyanocobalamin reductase / alkylcobalamin dealkylase isoform X2, which translates to MFDKAFKPFLKSQPLEKILDPVDQCISHHLSLVRESLADRQVEIMYDYEMLPNRKPRFLAQTAAHVAGAAYYYQRKDVQQDPWGEKKIYGVCIHPYYGGWFAIRALLLFPDVEVSFLQQNPPIDCVRTEEEKIELLDKFNFHWQDWRYRDIIEVKEKYSEEQKTYFAAPPAERLKLLGLQGGLQRNAMH; encoded by the exons ATGTTTGACAAAGCCTTCAAACCTTTCTTGAAGAGTCAGCCACTGGAAAAGATTCTTGACCCTGTGGATCAGTGCATTTCCCATCACCTTTCACTGGTTAGGGAG AGCCTCGCTGACCGTCAGGTGGAGATTATGTATGATTATGAGATGCTGCCCAATCGGAAGCCCCGGTTCTTGGCCCAAACTGCAGCACATGTAGCTGGTGCTGCATACTACTACCAGAGGAAAGATGTGCAACAAGATCCTTGGGGAGAGAAG AAGATTTATGGTGTCTGCATTCATCCCTATTATGGAGGCTGGTTTGCCATCCGGGCACTCTTGCTTTTCCCAGATGTTGAAGTATCCTTCTTGCAGCAGAATCCCCCTATTGATTGTGTGAGGACAGAAGAAGAGAAAATAGAACTGCTGGATAAGTTCAATTTCCACTGGCAGGACTGGCGCTATCGGGACATTATTGAAGTGAAGGAGAAGTACTCAGAAGAGCAGAAAACATACTTTGCAGCTCCTCCAGCTGAACGGTTAAAACTGCTGGGGCTTCAAGGAGGATTACAGAGGAATGCAATGCACTGA